From Verrucomicrobiia bacterium, the proteins below share one genomic window:
- a CDS encoding CpsD/CapB family tyrosine-protein kinase, translating into MSKFSDALNKIQHDSDSPAPKAPKASKPASFRVAAEGTEEKKVAWDAGIKHEKNCKPDIRIVTYNFPNSLVTEQYRMMRTSLKSQLQKSGAQVILVSSSLQGEGKSITSTNLALSLAEDQDVRVALIDADLRKGKIHEYMGFGGTRKGLSDLLTEELNPKEVFVKNSIPNLCIMPRGHLHKNPSTLVNSQKFRLLIAELRLYFDYIIIDSPPIMSVADPGIMARDVDGVLFIIQIGRTPKSMIAQSNLLFKQAGARMLGYVLTNVQYQSADYRYYNNYYLGYGHELDNTSFKKKARHHMKVAGINFENTENKFNAWWQKHVLKSGKKAILPVGTGEDLTETAEIKG; encoded by the coding sequence ATGAGCAAGTTTAGCGATGCCCTGAACAAGATCCAGCATGACAGCGACAGCCCGGCCCCGAAGGCTCCGAAGGCTTCCAAGCCGGCGTCGTTCCGCGTGGCCGCGGAAGGAACCGAAGAAAAGAAGGTTGCCTGGGATGCGGGCATTAAACACGAGAAGAACTGCAAGCCCGACATCCGTATCGTCACGTACAATTTCCCCAACTCGCTCGTGACGGAACAGTACCGCATGATGCGCACCAGCCTGAAGAGCCAGCTCCAGAAGAGCGGCGCCCAGGTCATCCTTGTGTCCAGCTCGCTGCAGGGCGAAGGCAAGAGCATCACGTCGACTAACCTGGCCCTTTCTTTGGCGGAAGACCAGGACGTTCGCGTTGCGCTTATCGACGCGGACCTCAGAAAAGGCAAGATCCATGAATACATGGGTTTCGGCGGGACGAGAAAAGGACTCTCGGACCTTCTGACGGAGGAGTTGAATCCCAAAGAAGTATTCGTGAAGAATTCGATCCCGAACCTCTGCATCATGCCGCGGGGCCATCTGCATAAGAACCCCTCGACGCTCGTGAACTCGCAGAAGTTCCGTCTTCTCATCGCGGAGCTCCGGCTGTATTTCGACTACATCATCATCGATTCGCCTCCGATCATGTCGGTTGCGGATCCGGGCATCATGGCCCGCGACGTGGACGGCGTCCTCTTCATCATTCAGATCGGACGCACGCCCAAGAGCATGATCGCGCAGTCCAACCTGCTGTTCAAGCAGGCGGGTGCCCGGATGCTCGGTTACGTGCTGACCAACGTCCAGTATCAGTCGGCGGACTACCGCTACTATAATAACTATTATCTCGGTTACGGGCATGAGCTGGACAACACCAGCTTCAAGAAAAAAGCCCGCCATCACATGAAAGTGGCTGGGATCAATTTTGAAAACACCGAGAACAAATTCAATGCCTGGTGGCAGAAGCATGTCCTGAAAAGCGGGAAAAAAGCGATTTTGCCCGTCGGAACAGGGGAAGACCTTACAGAAACAGCGGAAATAAAGGGGTAA
- a CDS encoding AAA family ATPase yields the protein MPLYKHFFGLKENPFSITPDSSFFYPSEQHRAALDALIYAIKQRKGFVVITGPIGSGKTTVARTLLKRLDSKFKSAVVTNTALSPKGVLTMILEDLGVPYKDGSKDKLLIQLNQYLIQQIMEGYNVVLIIDEAQNLSPACLEEVRMLSNLETEKEKLIQIVLLGQPELRKKLEMASLEQLRQRVAVHYHITPLSYDETKNYIVHRLAAVTANGRTAESYYEEDAYRAIFEYTKGIPRMVNVLCDHSLLTGFVKDSKVITGEIIEESITDLRFQGEKIYEQV from the coding sequence ATGCCGCTGTATAAGCACTTTTTCGGGCTCAAAGAGAACCCGTTTTCCATTACGCCCGACTCGTCGTTTTTCTACCCGTCGGAGCAGCACCGCGCCGCGCTGGACGCGCTGATTTACGCGATCAAGCAGCGCAAGGGCTTTGTCGTGATCACCGGCCCCATCGGTTCGGGGAAGACGACGGTCGCCCGCACGCTTCTCAAGCGCCTGGACAGCAAGTTCAAGAGCGCGGTCGTGACGAACACGGCGCTTAGCCCGAAGGGTGTCCTCACCATGATTCTGGAAGACCTGGGCGTTCCTTATAAAGACGGTTCCAAGGACAAGCTGCTCATCCAGCTCAACCAGTACCTCATCCAGCAGATCATGGAAGGGTACAACGTCGTTCTCATTATTGACGAGGCCCAGAACCTGAGCCCCGCGTGCCTCGAAGAAGTGCGCATGCTCTCGAACCTGGAAACGGAAAAGGAAAAACTGATTCAAATTGTGCTGCTCGGCCAGCCGGAGCTCCGTAAAAAGCTCGAAATGGCCTCCCTCGAGCAGCTTCGCCAGCGCGTGGCCGTGCATTACCACATCACGCCGCTCAGCTACGACGAAACCAAGAATTACATTGTGCACCGCCTTGCCGCCGTTACCGCCAACGGCCGCACTGCGGAATCTTATTACGAGGAGGACGCTTATCGGGCGATTTTCGAATACACGAAGGGAATTCCGCGCATGGTCAACGTGCTTTGCGACCATTCTCTTCTGACGGGATTTGTCAAAGACTCGAAGGTGATTACCGGAGAGATCATTGAGGAATCGATCACCGATCTGCGCTTCCAAGGAGAAAAAATTTATGAGCAAGTTTAG
- a CDS encoding GNVR domain-containing protein, whose amino-acid sequence MNITSMGQSFRLREYYYMVLRHKLLLAITVLACVVGSVSFSFSLPKVYRSETVLMIQNEQILNPLISGLAITPSEHARLRALREQLLSWPRLTLLAEKLQLDKKVKSPLEYETLIRNLRNNIDIKMRGDGIIVVAADATDAKQAQNIVEALATIIVEGTLTSTNLQANSAIQFITDQLDQYRTKLESSETKLRQFSELYSATLPVATRLNEQLVQLKMDLNNLMVDNTPKHPRVIQTQELIRQLEEQRDKQFRAAKDAGFDVGDENYARLVSSVPLQEQELARLRRDYNVNNNIYQQFLQKLETAKLSQTLEESEKGLKFSMLEPARLPLKPFKPNRVIISIAGIFIGLGAGIALIFLIEMSNNSIRTVDEARELLELPIFGTIATINPEELLLGERLKADAAV is encoded by the coding sequence ATGAACATTACGAGTATGGGACAGTCGTTCCGATTGAGAGAATACTATTATATGGTGCTGCGGCACAAGCTGCTGCTGGCCATCACGGTGCTGGCTTGCGTGGTCGGTTCGGTCTCCTTCTCCTTTTCGCTGCCGAAGGTTTACCGGTCCGAAACGGTCCTGATGATCCAGAACGAGCAGATCCTGAACCCGCTGATTTCGGGTCTGGCCATCACGCCTTCCGAGCATGCGCGTCTCCGCGCCCTGCGCGAACAGCTGCTGTCTTGGCCGCGCCTGACGCTCCTGGCGGAAAAGCTGCAGCTCGACAAGAAGGTCAAGTCGCCGCTTGAATATGAAACCCTGATCCGCAACCTCCGCAACAATATTGACATCAAGATGCGCGGCGACGGCATCATCGTTGTGGCGGCCGATGCGACCGACGCCAAGCAGGCGCAGAACATCGTCGAAGCGCTGGCCACGATCATCGTCGAAGGCACGTTGACCTCCACGAACCTCCAGGCCAACAGCGCCATTCAGTTTATTACCGACCAGCTCGACCAGTACCGCACGAAGCTCGAGTCTTCCGAGACCAAGCTGCGCCAGTTCAGCGAGCTCTACAGCGCGACACTTCCTGTCGCCACCCGGCTCAACGAGCAGCTCGTGCAGCTCAAGATGGACCTCAACAACCTCATGGTCGACAACACGCCGAAGCATCCGCGCGTCATCCAGACGCAGGAACTCATCCGCCAGCTCGAGGAGCAGCGCGACAAGCAGTTCCGCGCGGCAAAAGATGCCGGCTTTGACGTCGGTGACGAAAATTACGCGCGCCTGGTTTCCAGCGTTCCGCTCCAGGAACAGGAGCTGGCCCGCCTGCGCCGCGACTACAACGTCAACAACAACATTTACCAGCAATTCCTCCAGAAGCTGGAGACCGCCAAGCTTTCGCAGACGCTCGAAGAGTCCGAAAAGGGCCTTAAGTTCAGCATGCTTGAGCCCGCGCGCCTTCCGCTGAAGCCGTTCAAGCCCAACCGCGTCATCATTTCCATCGCGGGCATTTTCATCGGCCTGGGCGCCGGCATCGCTCTTATTTTCCTGATCGAGATGAGCAACAACTCGATCCGCACCGTGGACGAAGCGCGGGAGCTTCTCGAGCTCCCGATTTTCGGCACGATCGCGACAATTAATCCCGAAGAGCTCCTGCTGGGAGAAAGGCTCAAAGCCGATGCCGCTGTATAA
- a CDS encoding polysaccharide biosynthesis/export family protein: MKLKTALIKGAASVLVMILAVPYVSAEPLAYRGNDSGTDMNGTSAVVGDYPVASVGYSTNYQTQFSPYASFMSSPYGPMGSPMSAPPTAYQQGQMMPAYAQQPQQGANDPYAANEVSPYSKYSPYVEIIGEGSDYTLGVDDVVTIIVRNQPDFSGRYIVDPNGNIQYNFVGDVKAEGKTKEELKADITERLKEYVRYPDVAVMISEYRSKNIYVFGFVNRPGKFAMKGNKITVKEAIVAAGLPRMDGSLKRVYVIRPSEFRDNDKAAKKKVDLKKLIEKGDSAEDFLLQPGDTLVVHQRYFDRFVNGFSRLVGPLFQAAAVYELGFGSKDGGFISGGKNN; encoded by the coding sequence ATGAAATTAAAGACTGCACTAATAAAAGGGGCCGCCAGCGTGCTGGTGATGATTCTGGCCGTGCCCTATGTTTCGGCCGAGCCGCTCGCGTACCGCGGCAATGACAGCGGCACCGATATGAATGGCACCAGCGCTGTAGTGGGGGATTATCCCGTGGCTTCCGTGGGATACAGCACCAACTACCAGACGCAATTCAGCCCGTATGCGAGCTTCATGAGCTCTCCTTACGGCCCCATGGGGTCTCCCATGTCCGCTCCGCCCACGGCTTATCAGCAGGGCCAGATGATGCCGGCCTACGCGCAGCAGCCGCAGCAGGGTGCGAACGATCCCTACGCGGCCAATGAAGTCTCCCCGTATTCTAAGTACTCGCCCTACGTCGAAATCATCGGCGAAGGCTCCGATTACACCCTGGGCGTGGACGACGTGGTCACGATCATCGTCCGCAACCAGCCTGATTTCTCGGGCCGCTACATCGTGGACCCGAACGGCAACATCCAGTACAACTTCGTCGGCGACGTCAAGGCCGAAGGCAAGACGAAAGAAGAGCTGAAGGCTGACATCACCGAGCGCCTGAAAGAATATGTGCGTTATCCCGACGTGGCCGTCATGATCTCGGAATACCGCAGCAAGAACATCTACGTGTTCGGCTTCGTTAACCGGCCCGGCAAGTTCGCCATGAAGGGCAATAAGATTACGGTGAAAGAAGCCATCGTGGCCGCGGGCCTTCCCCGCATGGACGGCTCGCTCAAGCGCGTTTATGTCATCCGTCCTTCGGAATTCCGCGACAATGACAAGGCCGCGAAGAAAAAAGTTGATTTGAAGAAACTGATCGAAAAAGGCGACTCGGCGGAAGACTTCCTGCTCCAGCCGGGCGACACGCTCGTCGTGCATCAGCGCTACTTCGACCGGTTCGTCAACGGTTTCTCGAGGCTCGTGGGCCCGCTCTTCCAGGCCGCGGCCGTTTATGAACTCGGCTTCGGCAGCAAAGACGGCGGGTTCATCTCCGGGGGGAAGAATAATTAA
- a CDS encoding MerR family transcriptional regulator — protein sequence MLKDNGRYTITEVAEKIGVTTKTIMRWEKAGKVKKPKRDWKGWRVYMQEDLDALERLVNSVYEI from the coding sequence GTGTTGAAAGATAATGGCCGCTACACCATAACAGAAGTCGCGGAAAAGATCGGCGTTACCACGAAGACCATCATGCGGTGGGAAAAGGCCGGCAAGGTCAAAAAGCCCAAGCGTGATTGGAAAGGCTGGCGTGTTTACATGCAAGAAGACCTGGACGCGCTGGAAAGGCTTGTGAACTCCGTTTATGAGATTTAA
- the def gene encoding peptide deformylase → MSEIRFFPDPVLRQKARPVTAFDASLAQLVRKLEKIMRAQKHGIGIAAPQIGDGRAVALVDVSPRVPGASLIVLVNPRILEQGREILSREGCMSLPDYTADLKRYDSVTARWQSADGREHESKFQGIEAICVQHEIDHLNGVLFLDRVACLKTDMHSRTMNKHSRR, encoded by the coding sequence GTGTCTGAAATCCGCTTTTTCCCCGATCCCGTGCTGCGGCAAAAGGCGCGCCCCGTGACAGCGTTCGATGCCTCGCTCGCGCAGCTCGTGCGTAAACTGGAAAAGATCATGCGTGCTCAGAAACACGGCATCGGCATTGCCGCGCCGCAGATCGGCGACGGCCGCGCCGTGGCTCTGGTCGATGTTTCGCCGCGCGTTCCCGGCGCGTCGCTCATCGTCCTGGTCAATCCCCGGATCCTTGAACAGGGCCGAGAAATCCTGAGCCGGGAAGGGTGCATGAGCCTCCCGGATTACACGGCGGATCTCAAACGTTATGACAGCGTCACGGCCCGGTGGCAATCCGCCGACGGCCGGGAGCACGAAAGTAAGTTTCAGGGTATCGAAGCCATCTGCGTCCAGCACGAGATCGACCACTTGAACGGCGTTCTTTTCCTGGATCGCGTGGCCTGCCTGAAGACCGACATGCATTCCCGGACCATGAACAAGCATTCCCGCCGATAG
- a CDS encoding ACT domain-containing protein — MRGGGPPWTHRRTGPNNPNLTHLAITEEAMPHAVISVTGNDKPGIIAEVTGVLFKQKGNLEDVSMTILEREFAMILIVSLAAGGAEPRVRKALEALGRRAGLSINWKRLARAKSKKQKATDRYILTAAGKDRTGIVYHVSRFFAGRRLNITDLNSKIVAQGRQGIYVLVLEVDVPRGFSKRTIEAGLEKLRRSLRIDIHWKPVESLRF, encoded by the coding sequence ATGCGTGGTGGCGGGCCCCCGTGGACGCATCGCCGCACCGGCCCGAATAACCCCAACCTGACCCATCTTGCCATCACGGAGGAAGCCATGCCGCATGCCGTCATCAGCGTGACCGGAAACGATAAACCCGGCATCATCGCCGAAGTCACGGGCGTTCTTTTCAAGCAAAAAGGAAACCTGGAAGACGTCAGCATGACCATCCTCGAACGTGAGTTCGCGATGATCCTGATCGTCTCGCTCGCCGCGGGCGGGGCCGAACCGAGAGTCCGCAAGGCCCTGGAAGCGCTGGGGCGCCGCGCCGGGCTTTCCATCAACTGGAAGCGTCTCGCTCGCGCCAAATCAAAAAAGCAAAAGGCGACAGACCGGTACATCCTGACGGCGGCGGGCAAAGACCGCACGGGCATCGTCTACCACGTCAGCCGTTTTTTCGCGGGCCGCAGGTTGAACATCACGGACCTGAATTCCAAGATCGTGGCCCAGGGCAGGCAGGGGATTTACGTTCTGGTCCTTGAAGTCGACGTCCCACGGGGATTTTCGAAACGGACGATCGAAGCGGGCCTGGAAAAGCTGCGCCGCAGCCTGCGCATCGACATTCACTGGAAGCCTGTAGAATCCTTGCGGTTTTGA
- a CDS encoding AsmA-like C-terminal region-containing protein encodes MKKTFHKPRYHLHRSLDPGEAKNPLLLIPPLLLALCLAASFFSMLATTTLYSTESFRKSIEESLARTFSCDVDLGTISIRPGRQPKIIAEGLRVSAPVTHETVLSAPQAVVTLSWRGLFSGRFIAENLEFTKPYIDLSVAVPPQPAGGRLAQKLPMPKIPDFRDPSSWEFVLQSMTASEATVIFRPDRKSGGPAAAYSVHFLAEAQKGGAWQVDAVGSPQDAPAQTYSLQGVYQPAEDSFSAAMSDADETLMFEGEIKPFLRGKPQFEGEIESSGISFQRVMELLGIENDYLEGEMTAHLEGRSPLTKLSEVLPESALKGAVDIRKGRFIEKNIVRESLALALDAAGGKRKSPEFNLLVFATVLEEKKLPFDIAQANIEVVQGQAFVRDAMVKHESYAIEAEGKVSLADHQLDMQGKIVLMEKLTQMVLDEFPSLGGLVNEHGRMVLPFMYRGLLPNANLKIDSDYVEAKISAYAAAHPEEQPPEPAAEKEEAPSDAWWRAPVDASPHRPE; translated from the coding sequence ATGAAGAAAACTTTTCACAAGCCCCGGTATCACCTCCACCGGTCTCTTGATCCGGGTGAGGCGAAAAACCCGCTGCTCCTGATTCCGCCGCTGCTGCTCGCGCTGTGCCTGGCCGCGTCTTTTTTCTCCATGCTGGCCACCACCACGCTTTATTCCACGGAATCTTTCCGCAAGAGCATCGAAGAATCGCTGGCCCGCACGTTTTCCTGCGATGTGGATTTGGGCACGATTTCCATCCGCCCCGGCCGCCAGCCCAAAATTATTGCCGAAGGTCTCCGCGTTTCCGCGCCCGTGACGCATGAAACGGTATTGTCCGCGCCTCAGGCTGTAGTCACCTTGAGCTGGCGCGGCCTTTTTTCAGGCCGCTTCATCGCGGAAAATCTCGAGTTCACTAAACCCTACATCGATCTCAGCGTCGCCGTGCCGCCTCAGCCCGCGGGCGGAAGACTCGCGCAAAAACTGCCGATGCCGAAAATTCCTGATTTCCGTGATCCTTCGAGCTGGGAGTTCGTCCTGCAGTCCATGACGGCTAGCGAAGCTACGGTGATTTTCCGCCCCGACCGGAAATCCGGCGGTCCGGCCGCGGCCTATTCTGTTCATTTTCTGGCCGAAGCGCAGAAAGGCGGAGCCTGGCAGGTGGATGCCGTCGGCAGCCCGCAAGACGCGCCGGCGCAGACCTACAGCCTGCAGGGCGTTTACCAGCCGGCCGAGGATTCTTTTTCCGCAGCCATGAGCGATGCGGACGAGACACTGATGTTCGAAGGCGAGATCAAGCCTTTCCTGCGCGGCAAGCCGCAATTCGAGGGGGAAATCGAATCTTCGGGCATCAGCTTCCAGCGCGTCATGGAGCTTCTCGGTATTGAAAACGATTACCTGGAAGGGGAGATGACCGCGCATCTGGAAGGCCGCAGCCCTTTGACGAAGCTGAGCGAGGTGCTGCCGGAATCCGCGTTGAAAGGCGCCGTCGATATTCGTAAAGGGCGTTTCATCGAAAAAAACATCGTGCGGGAGTCGCTGGCGCTGGCCTTAGACGCCGCGGGCGGGAAACGGAAATCGCCGGAATTCAACCTCCTCGTTTTCGCCACGGTGCTGGAAGAAAAAAAACTGCCGTTTGATATTGCGCAAGCCAACATCGAAGTGGTGCAGGGGCAGGCCTTTGTCCGTGACGCGATGGTGAAGCATGAAAGTTATGCGATCGAAGCCGAAGGTAAAGTTTCGCTGGCAGACCATCAGCTCGACATGCAGGGCAAGATCGTGCTGATGGAAAAACTCACGCAAATGGTCTTGGACGAGTTCCCGTCGCTGGGCGGCCTTGTGAACGAGCACGGCCGCATGGTGCTGCCGTTCATGTACCGCGGGCTTTTGCCGAACGCGAATTTAAAAATCGATTCGGATTACGTCGAGGCCAAGATCAGCGCTTATGCCGCGGCCCATCCGGAGGAGCAGCCTCCGGAACCCGCCGCCGAGAAAGAAGAAGCTCCTTCCGATGCGTGGTGGCGGGCCCCCGTGGACGCATCGCCGCACCGGCCCGAATAA
- a CDS encoding CCA tRNA nucleotidyltransferase, which yields MDLTSELAKKAVRIADTLRKAGHTAYFAGGCVRDHLMKKPPQDFDVATSAVPDVIEKLFPRTIPVGKQFGVMLVVEEGEHVFEVATFRTEGGYQDGRHPTHVSFTGPKEDAARRDFTVNGLFYDPFEEKVIDFVGGGEDLKKKVIRAIGEPEKRFEEDKLRLLRAVRFASVLGFEIEPETWNAVKKMAAEIRCVSPERIRDEVVKILTRTGAARGFSLLSESGLLKVILPELEAMKGVEQPPQYHPEGDVFIHTRMLLEKLNEPSATLALSALFHDVAKPVTYAIRNGKICFYEHAPIGAKMTREIMKRLRFSNEEIDKVSEAVENHMKFADVQKMREGKLMRFIARDNFGEELELHRIDCLSSHGKLDNYDFLKQKRAAFAEEQLKPKPLLNGHDLLAMGAAPGPLIREILDEAYTLQLEGAFPGKAEALAWAEKQLRKAK from the coding sequence ATGGATCTGACCTCCGAACTCGCAAAAAAAGCCGTCCGCATCGCGGACACTCTGCGTAAAGCGGGCCATACGGCTTATTTCGCCGGCGGCTGCGTCCGCGATCATCTGATGAAGAAGCCGCCTCAGGATTTCGACGTGGCGACGTCCGCGGTTCCGGACGTAATCGAAAAGCTTTTTCCCCGCACGATCCCGGTCGGCAAGCAATTCGGCGTCATGCTCGTCGTGGAAGAAGGCGAGCATGTTTTCGAAGTGGCCACGTTTCGTACCGAAGGCGGCTATCAGGACGGCCGGCACCCAACCCACGTCAGCTTTACGGGCCCGAAGGAAGATGCGGCGCGCCGCGATTTTACGGTGAACGGTCTTTTCTATGACCCCTTCGAAGAAAAAGTCATTGATTTCGTGGGCGGCGGCGAGGATTTGAAAAAGAAGGTCATCCGCGCGATTGGTGAACCGGAAAAGCGCTTTGAAGAAGACAAGCTGAGACTTTTAAGGGCCGTCCGGTTTGCTTCGGTGCTCGGCTTCGAGATTGAGCCGGAAACCTGGAACGCCGTGAAAAAAATGGCGGCCGAGATCCGGTGCGTCAGTCCGGAGCGCATCCGCGACGAAGTCGTAAAAATTCTGACTCGAACAGGCGCGGCCCGTGGTTTTTCGCTTTTGTCCGAGTCCGGTCTTCTAAAAGTCATCCTGCCGGAACTCGAAGCCATGAAGGGCGTGGAGCAGCCGCCGCAATACCATCCGGAAGGCGACGTGTTCATTCACACGCGCATGCTGCTGGAAAAACTGAACGAGCCCTCGGCAACGCTCGCGCTTTCCGCGCTTTTCCACGACGTGGCCAAACCGGTCACGTATGCGATTCGCAACGGCAAGATCTGTTTTTACGAGCATGCGCCCATCGGCGCCAAGATGACGCGTGAGATCATGAAGCGTCTGCGGTTCTCAAATGAAGAAATCGACAAAGTCTCGGAAGCCGTGGAAAACCACATGAAATTCGCGGACGTGCAGAAAATGCGCGAGGGGAAGCTCATGCGTTTTATCGCCCGCGACAATTTCGGGGAAGAGCTGGAATTGCACCGCATCGACTGTCTTTCCAGCCACGGCAAGCTCGACAATTATGACTTCCTCAAACAGAAGCGGGCGGCTTTCGCGGAGGAGCAGCTCAAGCCCAAGCCGCTCCTCAACGGCCATGACCTGCTGGCCATGGGAGCCGCGCCTGGGCCGCTGATCCGGGAGATTCTGGACGAGGCTTATACCCTGCAGCTGGAAGGGGCTTTTCCCGGCAAGGCCGAGGCCCTGGCTTGGGCGGAGAAGCAGCTCCGCAAGGCTAAGTAA
- a CDS encoding protein-L-isoaspartate(D-aspartate) O-methyltransferase: MTRDPDPSLQEHLRLMVARQLETRDIHSPQILQAMRKVPRPLFIPEPVRGQAFEDGPVCIGAGQTISQPYIVAFMTQALEVCPGERVLEIGTGSGYQTAVLAELGAEVFSVEIVETLHQEAAARLKRLRCKHVHLRLGNGWEGWPEKAPFDKILVSAAPDKIPPTLADQLRDGGKMIIPVGSDQQHLILGVKQGGHFKKIETIPVRFVPMVGETAAQKKEAQDQSSS, encoded by the coding sequence GTGACACGAGATCCCGATCCTTCGCTTCAAGAACACCTCCGCCTCATGGTGGCCCGCCAGCTCGAAACCCGTGACATTCATTCCCCGCAAATCCTGCAGGCCATGCGTAAAGTCCCGCGGCCTTTGTTTATTCCGGAACCGGTGCGCGGCCAGGCTTTCGAGGACGGTCCCGTTTGCATCGGTGCGGGGCAGACGATTTCCCAGCCATACATCGTGGCATTTATGACGCAGGCGCTCGAGGTGTGCCCCGGCGAGCGCGTTCTCGAAATCGGGACCGGCTCGGGCTATCAAACTGCGGTGCTCGCCGAACTGGGTGCGGAAGTCTTCAGCGTGGAGATCGTAGAGACGCTGCATCAGGAGGCTGCCGCGCGTCTGAAACGCCTGCGCTGCAAGCATGTGCACCTTCGTCTCGGCAACGGGTGGGAGGGATGGCCGGAAAAAGCGCCGTTCGATAAAATCCTCGTGTCGGCGGCTCCCGATAAAATTCCGCCGACTTTGGCCGATCAATTAAGAGACGGAGGGAAAATGATCATCCCTGTCGGCAGCGATCAGCAGCACCTTATCCTGGGAGTCAAGCAAGGTGGGCATTTTAAAAAAATTGAAACGATTCCTGTCCGGTTTGTCCCTATGGTCGGGGAAACCGCCGCGCAAAAAAAAGAGGCGCAGGATCAGAGCTCCTCGTAA
- a CDS encoding DNA recombination protein RmuC — protein sequence MTFLAAALFLLVLACLGAVVFVLARFTAAGKQDNAAVVSQLQKEMADLRTALKDQSLGLERQVHEHFKENQKFLQTSQQGYAQTVGNLQHKLGELHKATQEMSDIGKDIASLQDILRSPKLRGGLGELMLGELLAQILPPDHFCLQYGFQNGSKVDAVITLGQGMVPVDAKFPLENFRRVIAAEGDEEKSLRKLFASDVKKHIDSIAEKYILPEEGTFEFALMYIPAENIYYETIIKHEGQNESLSEYAMRKKVIPVSPNSFYAYLQAIVRGLKGLRIERSAQLILENLGQLETDFAKCLADFEKVGAHLSNAKSAFDKTEKRFDQIHHKLSAIEKRDAQGLLNDES from the coding sequence ATGACTTTCCTCGCAGCCGCCCTTTTCCTGCTTGTGCTTGCCTGTCTCGGCGCCGTTGTGTTTGTCCTGGCCCGTTTTACCGCAGCCGGCAAACAGGACAACGCCGCGGTCGTATCCCAGCTGCAAAAGGAAATGGCGGATCTCCGGACCGCGCTCAAAGACCAGAGCCTCGGCCTCGAGCGCCAGGTCCACGAGCATTTCAAGGAAAACCAGAAGTTCCTCCAGACGTCCCAGCAGGGTTACGCCCAGACGGTCGGCAATCTCCAGCACAAGCTGGGCGAACTGCATAAAGCCACCCAGGAAATGTCCGACATCGGCAAAGACATCGCGTCGCTGCAGGACATCCTGCGCTCGCCCAAACTGCGCGGCGGGCTCGGCGAACTGATGCTGGGCGAGCTTCTCGCGCAAATCCTTCCGCCCGATCATTTCTGTCTTCAATACGGTTTTCAGAACGGAAGCAAAGTGGACGCGGTCATCACGCTCGGACAGGGGATGGTGCCGGTGGACGCGAAGTTTCCTCTGGAAAATTTCCGCCGCGTGATCGCCGCGGAGGGCGACGAAGAAAAGTCGCTTCGCAAACTGTTCGCGTCGGACGTGAAGAAGCACATCGATTCCATCGCCGAAAAATACATCCTTCCGGAAGAAGGAACTTTCGAATTCGCGCTCATGTACATTCCCGCGGAAAACATCTACTACGAAACCATCATCAAACATGAAGGCCAGAACGAAAGCCTCTCCGAATACGCGATGCGGAAAAAGGTCATCCCGGTTTCGCCCAACAGTTTTTATGCTTACCTCCAGGCCATTGTGCGCGGCCTCAAGGGCCTGCGCATCGAGCGCTCCGCCCAGCTGATTCTCGAAAATCTGGGCCAGCTCGAAACGGACTTCGCCAAATGCCTGGCGGATTTCGAAAAGGTTGGGGCGCACCTGTCCAATGCGAAATCGGCTTTCGACAAGACCGAGAAACGCTTCGACCAGATCCACCACAAACTCTCCGCGATCGAAAAGCGCGACGCCCAGGGCCTGCTGAACGACGAGTCCTGA